The Opitutaceae bacterium sequence TGGTGACCTCCGTGGCGGACATCAGGAATGGCCGGGTGATCGTCACCCGGTGAACGGGAGCTTCGTCGGTTTCGCCGCCGGTCAATGCGGCCATCGGCAGCGTTCCACCGGCCGCACCAAGGACCTGATCATGATACTGCTGCCAGGTTCCATCAAAGACGGCCCCGCGCATGAAGGACCCGGCCGCAACCGGCACCAATTCCATGCCCAGTGAATTCTTCATCTTCGAATCCCGATCGAGGAACTCAGACGGTCGACTTCATCCCCAAGGCAGACGGATAAAAACCCGACCGAACAACCGGGCATCAAACCGCCTGCCTGGTTTCATCAGACCACTCATCAACCCGGCCAGAGTCGGGAACAGGAAAACAGACGGCAACCACAAACGACAAAGCCCGACCCCCTGGCCTTGCCCGACCGACAATTCAGGATTCCACGTAATACGGATTCAGCGCGGGGTTGCGCTGGTAGCGGTCATGAACCTCCCGGATATATTCGATCGAGCGTTTGGCGGTCAGATAGCCATCACCGCCCAGGTCGTAAGCTTGCGAGACGATCGGGCCGGTGTAGCCGCGCGACCAGACGAGGCCGAGCGCGGCGGCGATGTCGATGTTGCCGTCGTCGAGCGGACGGGTGCGGAAGGGTTCGGCGGGCTTAGGCCAGCCGTTGAGCAACGCAAAATAGCCGAGACGCTCCATGCCGGGCTGCGCCATGACGTCGTGCAGGTCGGCTACGCCCGGGTGAAAATGCGAGTGAAAAAGTGCGATACCGGGTCTGATCACTTTCGCGCCGCTTTCCTGAATCGCGCGCAGTTGCGCCGCCGGCGTGTCTATCATGAACCAGATGTGGTTGTAGAGATTGCCGCTGAGCCCGCGCAGGGCGAGATGGTCGTCGACTGCCTTCAACATGCGCGCCGTGCGCTCCCAGTGGCGCGCCTCCGCGCGGGAGGAACCGGCATCCCGGTAGTCGGGAGTCGAGCGACCCACAGGGTTGCTCATGATGGTGAAATTGACGAAGGCCTGCGGGTCAATGAGTGCAAGCCGGTCGATGATGCGCCTGGCGCGACTGACCTCGGCGTCGAACGTCGCGCAGTCCTCGTCGGCAATCCCCTTGGACACGACATACATGCCGGCCCGCTTGAGACCGCTGGCCTTGAACGCAGACGACATCTCGCTCCAGGTCCGGTCGTCGTCGGGCTCGGTGGGGTGGAATTCGAAGCCGTCGTAACCGGTGTCGGCCGCGATGGCCAGGCGGGTGCGTATCGGATACTGTCTCCGATGCATCACGAAGTGATTGTTGAAGAGGATGAGTTGGTTGGGGAGGCTCATGGGATGGTGATCCGGCCGGGGTGTCGAGGCTACTGCGCCACGCGCACCGCCTGCCGGGTGCGGGCGGATTCGATCATCGCGTCGTAGACACCGTGGATGCGGAGGTTGTCGGCCAGTGTGTTTGTCGGCTGGCGGTCCTCGATGATGGCGCGACTGAGATCGCGGATTGAATAGAGCATGGTATCGGTCCAGTTGGGCAGCGTGGCCTCGGGCAGGGTCACCGTCTTCAGGTCCTCCGCTCCTTCGTAGGCGTGGAAATGCAGGCCCTGCTTTGCGCCCAACGGTACAAAGCAGGCGTCAAAACCACCCCGGGTGCCGCGAAACTCGATATTGTGCCGGTCGGGGCCGTGCTCGGAGGCGCGCCGCTCCCAATGAATCGTCAGCCCATCGTCGCAAATGATCTCGACCGCCATCCAGCCGTCCACGTCGAGGCAGGGCGGCACGCGTTCGGCAGTCAGCGGGAAATAGTTTCCCTTGGTGGCGAAGACCACGGTCGGACGGAAGTAACGGTCCAGCACATAGCTCAACCAGGCGAGGTCGTAGACGCCCCAATCGAAGGAGATGCCGCCACCGTTTCTCTTCGGATCGTTGCGCCAGGCCGGGAGGACGGTGCCGGGTTTGGCGGCACCGGTGACCTGCTCGAAATGCACGCGATAGAGCGTGCCCAATCGGCCCTCGGCGACGAGCGCCCTGGCGGTGCGCGCCACGCCGCTCTCGTGAAATCGCGAAGCATTGCAGGTGAATTTGAACTTCGGCACGGTCGCATGCACCGCCATCACCGCGCGCACGTCGGCCTGGGTGATGACAAACGGTTTTTCACAGCACACATGCTTGCCGGCCTGCAGCGCCGCGATGCTCATTTCCCTGTGCAGGAAAGGCGGCGTGGCGATGTAGATGGCATCAATCGCCGGATCGTTCAGCAGTTCGCGCCAGTCGGCGACCACCCTGGGCGCCCCGACTGCCGCAGCGATTTTCCGTGCAGCCTCCAGGTCGATATCGGCCACCGCGGTGGCGACGGCATCGCGGCCCTCGGTGAAGGCGGGCACCATGTAACGGGCAATGGCTCCGGCACCGATGATGCCGTAACAGATGGGTTTCATCTTGGGGAGAAGTGAGTGGCCTCAAGAGTGGTCGAGGGGCTCAATGGTGGTCAATACGCAACCGCAAAATACCATGCCGATCAGCGACAGGAGATCGCAATTGGCGCCCCCGACTCCCCCTGGACCGGCAAAGGAATCGGCCCTCTACCCCGGAACCACCCACGGGTTTGAGCGGGCCGAGCCGGAGGACGATGCCGGGATTCCTGGACCCGCCTCTCTTGCGCCGTCCTGTTTCACCGATTCACGAGAGTCCCAAAGACCAGCGAACCACTGCCGTGGCGATGCCTCCCTTGTTGGCCGCCTGGCCGTAAAGGAACAGGGCCGAGAAACTCCGACGCAAATGCAGCTCCGAGAGGACCGGATCGTCTTTCACGATATCCTTGAAGCGACCCGGATAGGTATCCTGGAGCGATGCCCAATAATCGTATACGTTTTCCTTCAGATACTCCTTCCGATCCGCCAGGGCCAGGATCTCCGGGTCGATCAGCGGGTAGGAAAACGGGGTGATCAATGTGCCGTCGGGCAATCGGATGGTATTGCCGAAAACGCCCGCGTTGCGCATCGAATCGGGGGTACAGTCGTCGATTACGATGACATCGCGGCCGAAATCGAAGTCGAGGGAACCGTCCGCCTGTTCATCCACCACAATTCCCTGCAGACCCACCTTGGGGTGGATGGAGCCCGACCCCTCGGGGGGCGTTTCCCGCACCGTGTAGGTGAGCAGGATGCGGTCTTCATCAAGGCTTGTCATCGACGGGTACATGAGGGCGGGGAAACCCACAGCCCGCACCGGGGACCAGGTGCGCCCTTCATCCGGAGAACTGAACAGAACCTCGCCGTCGAAATTATCCAAACCGGTCCTGCCCTTGTATTCAGTATCGTGAGGCAACGGATCGGCGAAACGGGCAAAATCAAAATCCACCCGCGAGAGCATCATCAGGCGTCCCCGGTTCGAATAGAAAGCGACGGCTTCACAAAAGAACGAACGCAAACATCCAACGTAGGCCGAACCATGAACCACCGCCTCCTCCAACCGCCAGGTACGTCCCAGGTCGGAGGACAGGGCCGCCTTATGCCGGGCACCGAGACCGAGCCCCAGCCAGAGCCTGCCGTCCGACAACCGCAGGATATTCCGTGTGCAATCGATACGCTCGTTCTCCCCCGCCCCGGTGACCGCACGGTCGAGAATCGTCGTCGAGAAGGAAGCTCCGCCGTCTTCGGACCGGGCGACAACGACATAGGCGTGATCCCTCGCCGCATAGGGGTCCGGGAACCAGCCGCTCCCATGAACGGTAATCAGGACGAAGAGCACCCCGCCGATGACCGAAACCGAAGGTTCATGACCACCCATGAGTTCCCTGACATGCCGTCCCCTGCCCCAGGTCTTTCCGTCGTCCGTGGAACGGTACAGAACAACATGGGACGACAGCGATCGAGCGGGTGGCTCGACATTCCGGGAAGTATGGACTTCCTCACTGTGTGAATGAGCCACGAACATGACGATTTCGCCGTTGGGCAGCCGACCGATATGCGGCTTGAAGTTGTAGCGTCCCGGCAGGCGGCTGATCCTTCCCGGAAGGGATGAGGGAAGCCGGGTGGGATTGATTACGGACAATTCGTAGGGTTCCACGGTGGGCCATTCCCGTAGAGTGCCTCACCCGGCAGGGCAACCCGGAAAAGGCCGGACGGACCAATCGACAGACACCAGTCGCGCGGGGAGCCTGAAGGAGTCCGGTGAAAAGGTCGGATTGGGCTTAACACTGACGTTTTTGGGAATTAACCTTCCTGTATGGAAAAGAGGATGCTCTCCGTCCTCGTCCTGGTCCCTGTGTTTCTTTTCTCCTGCTCTCCCCGGGAGGCGGGAAGCCTGGATGAGCGGATGCAGTCAATTCTGGACCGGGGGATCGCCCGATACGGGATCCACGGGGTGTCCGCGACGGTGGTCTTTCCGGACGGCACGATCTGGAACGGGGTCAGCGGGGTATCTCACGACGCCGTGAACATCGCGCCCGACATGGTGTTCGCGGTGGGCAGCATCACGAAGAACGTGGTGGCGGCCCTCACCTTGAAGTTGGTGGAGGACGGCATCCTATCCCTGGAAGACCCCCTGTCCCGGTGGCTCCCGGACTACCCCCATGTGGATGGCCGGATCACCCTACGGCAGCTGCTCAACCACACCAGCGGCATCTACATGTATTGGAATAACCAGGACATCTGGGATGCGTTGATGGCGGATCCGGCCCGGGTCTGGCCCCCTGAGGAGGTCCTCGGCTACATCAAGGAGCCCCACTTCAGGCCCGGGGAGGGCTGGGCCTACTCAAACACCAACTACCTGCTGCTGGCCATGATCCTGGAAAAGGCCACTGCCACTTCCTTGCCGGTCCTCCTGAGGCAGCGCCTCTTTGAGCCTTACGGGGTGGCTCCGATCACCCTTTCCCAAGAGGACAACACCCCGGAAAACCAGGCCCATATATACGGGGATGATCTGATGTTTGGCGACGGGGATAAAGATACCACCTTCGCGCCGCGGGCGGCTCACGAGAGCATCGGATTCGGGTCCAACGGGATTTTCACCACCTCGGAAACCCTGGCCCGCTGGGGCCATCGGCTGTTCGGGGGAAAAATCCTGCAACCGGAATCGCTCCAGGCCATGATGGAGATGGTCACCTTTTCGCCGGTCGCCAACATGCGGGCCTACGGACTGGGCGTGCAGGAGTATGACCGCCAGTTTTCCGCCGGGCAGCGGGCGATCGGGCACGGAGGGGGCAATATCGGAACGTCGTCCCATCTGGTCCACTTCCCCGACTCAAACATCACCATCGTGGTCATGATCAACGCCTTTCCCAACCGCGGTCTTGGAGTGATCACCCGAAAACTCATCCGCGTCGTCCTAAGGGACCTCGATGTCATCGGCCCCTTTCCCTATATCGACCCCGCCCGGCTCAAACTGCCCGCGAGCCTGTTTGCCGTATCACTCTCGATCTTCCTTGCTGCTCACTGGTGGAAATGGAGAAGAAAACGCAGGGAGAAGCCGGGGCTGCAGGTTGGTGAGTCCAGGACGAGTAAATCTTGAAAGACGCCGTCAGGGGGTTGTCGGGAGCGGGTTGAGCGCGGGGACTGGCTCCGTCTTGTGAGAGAATCCCCGGGTTCAACATCCAAGGCGGTCTTTCAATTGCTTTTCGAGCTCGTCAATGGCGGGTTGGGCCTGCTCGAAGACATCGGAGACCTTGTCGAAGTCGAGGATGCGGATCCCCACCAGTTCAGGACGGATGTAGATGTCGGGAGGCTTTTCTTCGAGCCGGATGGTCGTGATCCGGTCCACCATGATGTCGAACATACCGAGGATTGCGTCCACCATGCCGGGCGCTTCGCCATCCGTGCTCTTGCGGGTCGGGGCGACATCGATCGCCACGGTGATCCCGCAGTCATCCGGCAGCAGGTCGAACGGCAGGTTGTTGACGATTCCGCCATCCACGAGAACCCGTCCGTCTCGCTCGACCGGCACGAAGACCCCCGGAATCGACATGCTCGCCTTGAGGGCCGGCAGCAATTCACCCGAATCGAAAACTACCGGTTCCCCTGAAAAAAAATCTGTCGCCACCACGCGGAGCGGGATCTGCAGATCTTCGAACGTCTCGGCCGACATCTCGTCGATCAGACGTTCGATCAATCCGTCCGCCTTGAGCAGACCGCTGCCCTCCCAG is a genomic window containing:
- a CDS encoding TIM barrel protein; this translates as MSLPNQLILFNNHFVMHRRQYPIRTRLAIAADTGYDGFEFHPTEPDDDRTWSEMSSAFKASGLKRAGMYVVSKGIADEDCATFDAEVSRARRIIDRLALIDPQAFVNFTIMSNPVGRSTPDYRDAGSSRAEARHWERTARMLKAVDDHLALRGLSGNLYNHIWFMIDTPAAQLRAIQESGAKVIRPGIALFHSHFHPGVADLHDVMAQPGMERLGYFALLNGWPKPAEPFRTRPLDDGNIDIAAALGLVWSRGYTGPIVSQAYDLGGDGYLTAKRSIEYIREVHDRYQRNPALNPYYVES
- a CDS encoding patatin-like phospholipase family protein, with the translated sequence MKKPKVGIALGGGGVRGLAHIPALETLDTLGIRPCGVAGTSMGALIGALYAAGLSGKDIRAIVKANFSDSGDSIKESYSKKVALLKWIGGVRPSWEGSGLLKADGLIERLIDEMSAETFEDLQIPLRVVATDFFSGEPVVFDSGELLPALKASMSIPGVFVPVERDGRVLVDGGIVNNLPFDLLPDDCGITVAIDVAPTRKSTDGEAPGMVDAILGMFDIMVDRITTIRLEEKPPDIYIRPELVGIRILDFDKVSDVFEQAQPAIDELEKQLKDRLGC
- a CDS encoding sialidase family protein, yielding MEPYELSVINPTRLPSSLPGRISRLPGRYNFKPHIGRLPNGEIVMFVAHSHSEEVHTSRNVEPPARSLSSHVVLYRSTDDGKTWGRGRHVRELMGGHEPSVSVIGGVLFVLITVHGSGWFPDPYAARDHAYVVVARSEDGGASFSTTILDRAVTGAGENERIDCTRNILRLSDGRLWLGLGLGARHKAALSSDLGRTWRLEEAVVHGSAYVGCLRSFFCEAVAFYSNRGRLMMLSRVDFDFARFADPLPHDTEYKGRTGLDNFDGEVLFSSPDEGRTWSPVRAVGFPALMYPSMTSLDEDRILLTYTVRETPPEGSGSIHPKVGLQGIVVDEQADGSLDFDFGRDVIVIDDCTPDSMRNAGVFGNTIRLPDGTLITPFSYPLIDPEILALADRKEYLKENVYDYWASLQDTYPGRFKDIVKDDPVLSELHLRRSFSALFLYGQAANKGGIATAVVRWSLGLS
- a CDS encoding Gfo/Idh/MocA family oxidoreductase; its protein translation is MKPICYGIIGAGAIARYMVPAFTEGRDAVATAVADIDLEAARKIAAAVGAPRVVADWRELLNDPAIDAIYIATPPFLHREMSIAALQAGKHVCCEKPFVITQADVRAVMAVHATVPKFKFTCNASRFHESGVARTARALVAEGRLGTLYRVHFEQVTGAAKPGTVLPAWRNDPKRNGGGISFDWGVYDLAWLSYVLDRYFRPTVVFATKGNYFPLTAERVPPCLDVDGWMAVEIICDDGLTIHWERRASEHGPDRHNIEFRGTRGGFDACFVPLGAKQGLHFHAYEGAEDLKTVTLPEATLPNWTDTMLYSIRDLSRAIIEDRQPTNTLADNLRIHGVYDAMIESARTRQAVRVAQ
- a CDS encoding serine hydrolase domain-containing protein; translation: MEKRMLSVLVLVPVFLFSCSPREAGSLDERMQSILDRGIARYGIHGVSATVVFPDGTIWNGVSGVSHDAVNIAPDMVFAVGSITKNVVAALTLKLVEDGILSLEDPLSRWLPDYPHVDGRITLRQLLNHTSGIYMYWNNQDIWDALMADPARVWPPEEVLGYIKEPHFRPGEGWAYSNTNYLLLAMILEKATATSLPVLLRQRLFEPYGVAPITLSQEDNTPENQAHIYGDDLMFGDGDKDTTFAPRAAHESIGFGSNGIFTTSETLARWGHRLFGGKILQPESLQAMMEMVTFSPVANMRAYGLGVQEYDRQFSAGQRAIGHGGGNIGTSSHLVHFPDSNITIVVMINAFPNRGLGVITRKLIRVVLRDLDVIGPFPYIDPARLKLPASLFAVSLSIFLAAHWWKWRRKRREKPGLQVGESRTSKS